A genome region from candidate division KSB1 bacterium includes the following:
- a CDS encoding aminotransferase class I/II-fold pyridoxal phosphate-dependent enzyme has product MKEDGAIVPARRTEKITYAVRDIVVLAERVAKQGKKMLYLNIGDPNAFDFQTPRHIIEATYQAMLRNMNGYSPSSGIEEAREAIRGAARAKGITNILDVFITTGASEAIDVCLTALANEGENVLIPSPGYPLYSAILHKLGVEPNEYYLDEASGWQPDVEDIARKIDRRTRGIVLINPNNPTGALYRQEVLERIVELALEHRLVIFADEIYDKLIFDGLRHVSIAALNPEVPVVTFNGLSKAYLVPGFRIGWGVVSGKPERVRDYVEAINKLLRARLCANHPEQWAIKVALEGDQSHLHDVMERLTVRRDLTVRMLNAIPGISCAKPEGAFYAFPSLEVPGTDEEFVRALIQETGVVVVPGSGFGQKPGSKHFRVVFLPPEEVLENSYRRIGEFMARYKGA; this is encoded by the coding sequence ATGAAGGAAGACGGAGCCATCGTCCCTGCGCGTCGCACGGAGAAGATCACCTATGCGGTTCGGGACATTGTCGTCCTGGCCGAGCGGGTCGCGAAGCAGGGCAAGAAGATGTTGTACCTCAATATTGGCGACCCCAACGCCTTTGACTTTCAGACGCCCCGGCACATTATTGAAGCTACCTACCAGGCTATGCTCCGCAACATGAACGGCTACTCCCCGTCTTCAGGGATTGAGGAGGCACGGGAGGCCATCCGGGGTGCGGCGCGCGCCAAGGGCATCACGAACATTCTGGATGTGTTCATCACGACAGGCGCGAGCGAAGCGATCGACGTGTGCCTCACTGCACTTGCCAACGAAGGCGAAAACGTGCTCATTCCTTCGCCCGGTTACCCGCTCTATAGCGCGATTCTCCACAAGCTGGGGGTAGAGCCCAACGAGTACTACCTGGACGAGGCCAGTGGATGGCAGCCCGACGTGGAGGATATTGCCAGAAAGATAGACCGGAGGACGAGGGGTATTGTCCTGATCAATCCCAATAATCCGACAGGTGCTCTGTACCGGCAGGAGGTGTTGGAAAGGATAGTCGAGCTGGCGCTGGAACACCGGTTGGTGATTTTTGCCGACGAGATCTATGACAAGCTGATTTTCGACGGTCTACGCCACGTCTCCATCGCCGCATTGAACCCAGAGGTGCCGGTGGTGACGTTCAACGGCCTGTCCAAGGCTTATCTGGTGCCGGGCTTCAGGATCGGATGGGGCGTGGTGAGCGGCAAACCCGAGCGCGTGCGCGACTATGTGGAGGCCATCAACAAGCTGTTGCGCGCCAGGCTGTGCGCCAATCATCCGGAACAGTGGGCAATCAAGGTGGCCTTGGAGGGCGACCAGAGTCACCTCCACGATGTTATGGAGCGGCTCACTGTCCGCCGCGATCTTACCGTGCGCATGCTCAATGCCATCCCAGGGATTTCGTGCGCCAAGCCAGAAGGGGCATTCTACGCGTTTCCCAGTCTGGAGGTGCCAGGGACGGATGAAGAGTTTGTGCGAGCGCTCATTCAAGAAACGGGAGTAGTGGTCGTGCCTGGCAGCGGGTTTGGGCAGAAACCCGGCTCTAAACACTTTCGCGTGGTCTTCCTGCCTCCAGAAGAGGTACTGGAGAATTCCTATCGGCGCATCGGCGAGTTCATGGCACGGTACAAGGGGGCCTAA